CAACTCGATTTTTTTCAGGTAGGTGGTTTGAGTTCttataaacaaatcatgagTAAGGGTTGAAATTTGATTGAAATTTTAGTAAGTTGAATTAGTGTCAAAAATCTTCGAACAACCCGTGAACCCGATCCATAACCCTTGCCTATATCTAACTTTCATAGTGCTACATACAGTTAGTTATACACATCAGCAGGCAAGCAAGCTAATGATATTAAACagaggaaaaaaagaaagacaCATTGAAGAACAATCTCCATgattccttcttcttcttctagtTCCTCCAGGTATTCTGTTGTTTTCCTCATATaccaaccctcaatttccaattgatcaattcattctttttaattttcattatatatatatatattgtgtaattgtgtttgtatatacatatatatataggatgtCAATGTCAAAGAAAAGAGACCGCCCAAGCCTTGATACCGCTGTGTTCGATATCTGCCGCCGTGAAATCGGCCATCTCTCTAACCGTAAATTCGCCATACGACTTGCCGCTTCTGaggttttatttattatttcagtttttggttgcttaaaaactttttctaaaattttccATTTTCAATTCTCAAGAAAAtggaaggttttttttttctttatctccAGAAAGCCAAAAACTTTGACACTCGCAATTAGTTATCTAGTGGAAAGCATgaggatttttttatttttttttatttttttttaattttcttgaaATATATTATATGAACCCGTTTTTTGTTTTCGTGTTTCTCTTGAAAATTTTTATACAGAACACTCATAGTGCACCTTTAGGTTTTCGTTTTCTTGTATTGATAGTAaacaaagttataatttttttattgcaTTGCTAGAATAGTATCCTCACAGTTTCGCCAGATAGTTTTTGATGTTTCTTACAATATTTGATGCTCGGGATAGTAAATAAGTTGGATCTATTTAACCAAATTATAGAAAATTCCTCGtattattataaaactttaGCCAATTACATaaagttttgaacttttgttgattttggggaaaaaaaatagaaagggAACAGTTTTGAAGATTTGTAGATATGATGATATGAAGCAATAATACTTGATTTATAATTAAAtgtttatgtaaaattaaatttttacattttcaacGTTTTCTTAAATGGTTTACAATATACAGCGGTAGAGATTTTCAATGGTATTGCAATTCAGATATTTCGATAACTTCATAAATGTGTTTATTGTGATAGGATATAGTCTTAAGACTTGGTCTTTTGAGGAAGCTGGATCGACACCGTGGATGTGTAAACACGGTTGGATTCAATGACAGTGGAGATATTCTTGTGTCTGGCTCAGATGACAGGAAAGTTATACTTTGGGACTGGGAAATGGGAAGCGTTAAACTCTCATATCATTCAGGCCACATTAACAATGTCTTTCAAGCAAAGATCATGCCCGGCACTGATGATAGAAGCATTGTTACTTGTGCCGCCGATGGTCAGGTATATTTGGTTTTGTTTCGAGTGGTAAAATGAATAATAGGCCTTAACTTTATTCTTGTTGATATAGATTACATAATAGTGCAAAAAGAATTATCTTTGGAGGACTTTGTGTCTATTTCTATCAAGCACATTGTAGCGACCTATTAAAAGGtgttcaaatattatataatcttAAACAGTAAAATTTTACTAGCCTTTTATAGGGAATTTATATGAAACAAATCTTTTATGCgtaatttatgtatatatataattatataattgtatgtatatacatgttTTCCTTGTTTGATGACATTCTTTTATATCTTATGTGTGTTAGTGTTGAACTCTATATGATATAATGTGTAGTACCAGCATTTCTGAAAAATATTCATAGAGAATGTTGGTTGTCCTAGGTGAGGCATGCTTTGATCCCAGAACATGGAGAAGTGGAACCAAAATTGCTTGGAAAACATCGACGTAGAGCTCATAAACTAGCCAATGAACCTGGCAGTCCACACATCTTTTATACATGTGGCGAGGATGGATTGGTCCAACATGTAAGTCATGATCCATCTGCTAATGTTTATGGTGTGTTCATTATCACTTTTTTGGGACGGGATACCATAAGTGTTTGTACTTTGTGTAGGTTGCTTAATTCAATGTGTATATGCATTTGAAAGCTAagcttatttttatttgtttttttcagtttGATCTAAGGACAGGGGTGGGCACACACCTATTTACTTGCAAATCCTTGCCCGGTAGAAATTATAGTATGCATGCTGTTGACCTTAATTCCATAGCTATTGATCCTAGGAATCCTAATCTGTTTGTGATTGGTGGTTCGGATGAATTTACTAGATTATATGATATCCGTCGTTATAAATGGGATAGTTCAAATAATTTTGGTCAACCGGCTGACTATTTTTGTCCCAAGCATATAGCTGGTGATGAGAATTTGGGTATAACAGGATTGGCATACTCGGATCAAAGTGAACTTCTTGTATCCTACTGTGACGAGTTCATCTATCTTTTCTCGAAAGACATGGGCTTGGGTAATGATGTAAATCTAATTCTAGATAACGACTCCTGTAGTTCCAACTCAGAGACAGAAACTGATGACAAATGCGGGCCCCGTGTCTACAAGGGGCACATAAATTCTATGACAGTGAAGGGTGTTAACTTCTTTGGACCCAAATGTGAGTATATTGTTAGTGGGTCAGATTGTGGTAGGATGTTCATTTGGAGAAGAAGTGATGCAGAGCTCATTCGTGTTCTAGAAGCAGATAAACAAGTGGTGAACTGTATCGAATCACATCCATATGCTGCTATGCTCGCCAGCAGTGGGCTTGAGCGTGATATTAAGATTTGGACACCGAGTGAAGTTGACAAAGCAACTCTCCCAACAGATATTCATAAGGTATGGTTCTTTACTGTTACCTGTTATGTTTcacttgattatatttatatctccAAACTGATTGGTTTGATGAATGATGTCAGATATAAAATGCTAGCAATCATTAGATAAAATTAGTATCTGTTGTGCATTTTgctctttatttaaaaaatagaagcCCAAAAACCCTTAAAGAAATTCTAAAGGCATCAACTTACATCACCATCAGAGCAGTATAACATAACTTGATTTGATAAGAGGAGAAGCTATGCAGTGAGAATATGCATAATTGTGACCTGAGAATTACCGAATATGGTCTCCATAAAAAAAGGTCGCTTGAGATTATAAAGATGCCTTTATTCTGAAAGATCTCCATATTATGAAGTCTTAAGTTTTTGCAATTTCACTATTAAACAAAATCTCAATAGTGATTTACATGGTAATAATTGTTTGCAATTTGACTATTAAAGAAACTGATGATCTAAATTTATAATGCTTctgccaatggggttggtggcccgtTGGAAGGTCTTTGACCTTTAACTAATTGGCTGAAAACTCTCTATTCCTGGAAGAAAGTCTAAGCAGCAATATGGGATTAAACAATGTTAGCATTGGCCTAGTAGTATTAGGGTAACCCATTTGCCAAGAGGTTGTGAGTGCAAGTCTCTCTTTTGACTGACAGTCTGACACAATCACATGTAAATATTAGTTTGTTATTGTACACATCTCTGCATTTCTAGTTAAGCAAAAAACCGAGCAGATAACCCTCTATAGAAGGCATGAGAATATCTTTAAAACTCAAAAATGTCAACCACCCTAAATGCGAACATATCCCCTTGAGAAAACATAGAAGTTTGTCTGAAGTAAAACACTAAAACCTGAACATGTTCAcagttttttgtttgaaaaggaTTTATATAGCCAATATATAAAATCTCATGCTTTTAGGAACAACTCGAAGCATGGCGGGAAGGAGTGCTGGGTCCATAGCAGATTTTATAACCGTTAACTTCCCAACAAAACCTGGAGTTATTCTTCTACTTTATTATCTTGCTTGTGTACCATTTAGCTTCCTTTTTGTTTCATAACTTGCATATGGTCTGAGCATCCATTGTCATTACAGAAAATAAACTTTTAGTTCATGTCAAAATATTGTTACATTTTATAAGTGTCAGCGTCCCAACAAAGCCTGGATTTACTTTTCTACTATTTTACTTGTCCGTGTACTGTTTAGCTTCATTTTGGTTAATTCACTTGGGCTCTTTTCTCTTCTATAtttgttgttttataatttactTGTAGTCTGATAACCACATAGTCAGTATGAAACAGAAATTTGTAGTTCCAATCAATAGATTGTCACATTGGAATAAGGAAAGGTTTTACAGGAGAGTTTAGGATAGAGGTAGCATAATGGGCAGAGCAGACGGGTTGGAGCACTAATCAAAATGGTTAAAGTTTTAACTTTGGTCGAAATAGATCCGGGGGTTGGTTTGGAAccataaatttttatatgaaattaaatccatttcctttaaaaaatcaTGTTAGGAAGTTGAAAAGATCTGTTGTTCTCGACTTTCAACAATAGGGTTATATAAGGACTGAATCATTGACTCTCCtgatttattttatcaatttgttTTGGTTAAGGTTTTTGCTCGTCGATTTCTTTTCCTTCCCAATTTTGACGTTGGCTCTGGTGATGAGTATTACTCCAACGactttgatgatgataatgaggaTAGTTCTATCGATAGCGAAGACGAAGACTACCAGGATGAAGACGacaatgatgattattatgatgacgaagatgatgacaatgatgatgatgatgatgatgacgacgacgacgacgatgatgatgatgatggtgttggtgttggtgATGAGGAAGTGGATGGCGACGTGATGATGGAGGTGGATGGGGAGGTTGTGACAGAGGTGGATGATTTTACTTGTGATGCTCATGAAGATCCCATCGAGAATGATATTCAGGTCTTTAATAGTGCTAGCAATGACGAATATGGTGATTCACTTGAAGATTTTCCCGATGATGAGGAATGATGGAAGTCTGAACCATTGTAAAGTTGCATGTTGTTGGGCAATGGTGGTGGTCAGGATGCTAATGTTCCACTATTTTGTTTCTTCCCGTTGATGTTGGACAGTTGGATGTGGAGTCTGGATTCTCCAAGGGACATCTGCTGCAACTGTCTTTGATGTGAATGAATCTCGATTTATAGAAGCTAGCTGCTGAAAGCTTTGATGTAGGACCGGGacgttttgtttttgattttatcattACATTCGATGATAATTTCAGCTTCGACGACAACAATGATAATGGAACTTTTAGAGCTTTTTCAAAAGGCAAATTAACGTAGCCAGTCAGGAACTGGCATCATGCTTCTGGTTTTTATATTATGatgatatttatatgtttattaatatatatatatagagagagaggaaagattTATAGGGATTAGTTATTGTAAGATAAGTATTTAATAATCTTAGCTTTCATACTTTCGATAGTCTTGTGTTTTCGTATGTGGATAAGGTATGTTCTTTTTTCTGTTTGTGTGTGTTAACAAATATGGTtttatcattttcaaaaaaaaaaaaaaaaaagacgaaTAGAATGTTGTTAAcattcaatttttgatttttaatttttatttggaatATTCAACACTAGATTAATTATACAATGGTGTCTAAACATTCGATTTAAAGAGATACGAAATGATTTTAGTGAAACTTGCATCCAAGTTATTAATATTAACTTGCAAGAACGCCTGTGGAAGTGTATGTGATATTCACTTGTCAAATCTTCGATAGATCGGCAAGCTACGTAAGCTTTATTGGTTTTATTGGTACCTGAAAGGAGCATCTCTCAACCTTCTTTATATACCGTCAAAGCTGGTATTGGAACCCAAAATTCATAAATGACACTTACTTAAttctataattattatattaaaactaacAAATGAAGCTCAACTCTAATTTAGTAAGCAAACTACTTTTCACACAATCATCAtaaacttttcttttcttttacggttttgtagacattaataatttcCACTAAGAAGATGCTAGTATCAAAGAAAAAGTACCACCATAGATCTAAAAATCAACAAATTACCTAAACTAGATTCATCATGGGTCCTCATTTGCAAAGAATATGAAAGGGTGAAAAACTCATGCCAAttagattttttatttctaCTTCAAACCAACCAACACCCATTTCCGATAGCAAATAATAAACAactttcttgaatctttttagAGTTGAGTTTTTCATCTAGTGATTCAAGGGAGAGAGCCTTTGCTTATCTAGCTCAAATATTTGGGATTTTACACAGTTGAATTAGCTTGATGATGCGGTTAACAAAAAATACAACTTTTTAGTCCTCTTTCATAAGTTTGGTAGaaggtttgttttgttttagtgGATTTCATCTCAATTAATATTCTTAGAAATGCATGTGACTAATGCATAATTATGATTTAACATTGATTTATTGGCAATATAAAGCTCAGATATTATAGAAAATGGTGACTATCAATCTATATactataaaagtaaaagaaaacatTAAAACTCATTTACATGTTTaggtacaaattttaagttGGCTGTGGAATTATAATTTCTGAACATTGTTGTCAGAGTGTTTCCACCCATCACAAAGATACCAAAAAAGGAGAAGCAAAATTACTTCTGGCATAATGCCATCTTGTCCTTTTCCTTTAAAATAATTcttctccatatttttttttttttaaatatccaATCCGTTTTACCAGCAGATTAATATATCACAcagttttttgttatttttataaataaacttatGAACATAATTTGTTGATAGATatctaataaaattatatttagtaGGTggtttataagaaaaaaaagttaagattGATATATAAGTGATTCATAAAGAGGGAAGTTGAATATTATAAATGTTCATGTGGAGATGTCAGCTAGGAAATTTGTTGTATAACTTAAATAGTTAGCATGCCATATTTTCATAGACTCCATGTGCTCTTTCACACCATCTAATTAAGATGTATAAATACTTCAGGTTGGATGTCCAACTTTTGCTTAAACCATCCATGAATAGACTGACttttggttatgttttattctaaaattgtttataaaagcAGTCGCAATGGTGTTGGACTTGACCACGAGTCCACTTTATTGTGTGGGACTCGAGGTTCAACTAACGGTGATGGTTCATAGGTATGATCACGAGCCGTttcagtttttttctttttttttttacactctAGTGactatataaaaaagaaaaagatgagtCACTAATGTTTGATTAGGTGTGGATTGAGGGGTATGGTGTAAGATTAGTGAATAGTgattaaaagaattttttgaTGTGACAGTGAActataaaaaactttaaaaccaTTTTGaccattaaaattttttaaaccatcATGAGAATAGTTGCATTGGTACAACGAACCTACATTTCTAACTGATTTGTTCCAAATCAGTTCAATAGCTAAAAGGAGCTGACTTTGATACTTTACCAACCAAACACCTAACATAATTAGGATTATTACCAATTTGGAACAAAAATAACAGAAGAATATATCTTGATAACTCATACCTACTATCATTAACTAGTTGTGAAACAATCTCCGGCGTAAGGATCCCATGGCTAACTAAAAACCATAAACTCAACACCTCACAACCTGAACCTACATTTCTAAACACATATACAATAGGAATAACTAACAAACTCAAAGTAGATTAACCTCTTCAATCCCGCTCTGTTACATTACTTCCGGCATACGTCCAAAGCTTGTTCAGGTCAGCAGGCTTTGGGATATCTAACATATCATTGGCACAAGTATCGCCATTGATAGGTGTAGGTGCTCTTCCGGGGCTACGGATTAAAGTAGGGGAAATACAGAAAGTTGGAGTGGCAAATGGAGAGGCGTAAGGTGTGTGTTGGATTGAGAAGGGACTTGGTGACATCCGTTTTAGGATTGGACGGCCTCCAAGACCTCCTCGGTCGAATGTGGATAAAGATTCTGAAGCCATACAACGTTTTGTAGCATCATCTACAAAGATAACGTCATCAATTCTTGCCATTATGTTAAATGCCAAGCTCTCCATTACCCTTGAGTAGCTTTCAAGAATCGACTGCCCAACATCctgaaattttaagaaatagTTGGATAGTTTAATTGTAAGCTGTCACTTCAACTTCATTCACACTAACATTATTAAATAACTTCAGGAGTatacacaaaaaataaaaattactatTAATTTCGAATATAGAGGACTAAAGCCAAAGAAACAGAATTAGGTATAGTCAGCTAGAATGCGTCGTATCTGATGCCATTTAGTATTTACTGTTGAcccatttaattttaatttgtaacatgTCAAACTAATGAAAAGAAGATAAGTCAAGTAGGTTTGCCACAGTATAAGATTAATGCATGAAAAAATCTCATGTATGATCAGAAAGAATCAGATTCTTATGTAATACAATTTCTATAATGATATTTGGCTCAACTGTTTATATACAACTtacatttttgatatatatggcTTTGGTTCAAACAGGCCTTGGCAGCTTTCAATTATACCCGTCAAAAAACCAATGTAAACCCAAACACATTTTGGTTCATTCCCAACTGGCCAATTTTGTCACCTCAACATATTGTGATGAGTTTACAATGATTTATCATAATAGTCGAGAGATTATATGAAAGACGGTACCTTGTTATATTGAATTTTGGTCATATCCAATGAAGTTTGAGGAAGGCCTGGAAATCGTAACCTCAAGCTATGAAGCAGGGTTTCTGCTCTTTGTACTAATTGAGAATTCCTGTCACCATCAACAACTAGCCCCTTAACTTTCCCACTCCATGATAAATGCTTGGCTTTTGAatgatttgtatttttcttGCAATCTTTCAGTTTCCACGTATAAATTGCCCCCTCAACCCGATTTGCAACTTCCAGAGTGTGGTGCTCTGATGACAAGTCTAAGCAATCAAGAAGATAATCTGGAGAGAACTTTTCAGCAGTTATGTATCGATAGATGATGTCGCCTAAACATGCTTTTCCATTCTGTGAAAAAAATGTTGGTTATTAAAAGATATTGACTCACAGTTGAGAGAAATAATTTagtatgactaaaatattcCACTGTTTCACACAGTTCATAAATAACTTACTAGTTGTAACTACAGACGTTTTTCATAACGAGAACATCAGCattgttgtatatatagacaTCATACAAACAGTTGTATCTTATTGCTAAAAAGAACGTCTGCCAATATATTTATCTAACAATACATATACACAATTTCATTACaagaaaatgttttcaaaacTGATCGTTTTGACTACAATAAACCATACCTTGGGTAAGGATTCCAAGTAAGCGTTTGGGATCTCCATCTCAGCAAGCACATTACTATTTATTGCCAAGGCCGCCTTCAATATCTGATTTGTGCAGTCCCTGCATTGCTGCAATCTCTTTCTGGCATCCTCAGATAACCCGTTTGGAGGTACTTTCGGATATGGTAACCACCATTTCTCCTCTTGCCTAATTGACGGCCTCCCTCCACAAACACGGGCCGGAAATGCTTCACAATTGTCAGTTTCTGCTAAAACTATACCACGGTCCACATACCAAAACTCTGTTTTACAAAACCCATCTAGCATACTAATCAACATTGAATCAAGCTTCTTTAGAGCTGGAAGATTTAGAGCCAAATCAGCCCGTGGTTTTGTTGCCATTACTTCATAAGAACCTCCAGACGGAGATTGTTGTGTTGAAGGTACAAAATCCACAATGGAGTCGCTTACTGATAAAAGCCATTCCATTTCCCTTTGCCACATTGCCTTCTTTTGAGTTGCTAACGGTtccaacctccaaagctccccaAATACAGATGCTTCAATCACAAACAAATTCCAGTTAAGATTACAAAATACATACAACCTCAagaatatttacaaaaatgaatttaacaaaaataatgaaatgaagaaaacaTGACTAACCAGAAAGATTTGTTATAGCATTTGAAATTGCTAACGCAGTACATACACCTTTACCTCCTCCAGACATGTCCTCCCCAAGCAGAAGCTTAGCAAACTTCTCCTTCATCATATCAATCTCTGCAAATTTCAGCACATTAATTAAATATCATTAGTATTCAAAGCACATATGTACTACCAATCCACATTTTCATATATGCTACAAAacctatcatatatatatgaaaacctACTTTGGCATGTGAATAGAATATATTAACTAATTCAGAATACATGTGTGACTTTATATACATGCcctaaaaaaagggtaaatgccCAGAAACCTCTTAGTCCCGTAAAGGAATTTTTTTCTCTAAAGCTAGCGACCCTGCAACACTGTCTGGCGGTATCCCCACCAAGTCGCTTTTTAGGGGGCAGGTGGCCACTGAGCCTTCTACATccgtttttttctttttaaattccacAAAGATTAATGCCCGTCTATCTGGGGTTACTCAATGACAAAAGGCACCCGGTAAACCGAATTCATATCCTATTTTTAAAGTCCAATAAAGATTAATGTCCGGCTTACCCTGGGTCACCCAATGGCAAAAAACACAATAAAGCATTGGGTGGCCAAAGCCCACCAAAAGCGGAAAAACCCGTCTTGAATCATATTTGAACTTGAGACCTATGGTCTCAAATCTAACTATTCATTTCCATCATCCCAATTGAGCTAAAGTTAATGGACAACGAgattatacacaaatatatgtaacaaaatatatatgagacTTAATAATGTAAATAACTAACCTAATGGCAAATCAGAATCATTCAGATGATTCTTATTCAGAGGCTGAGAGGGCTGTTTGTTGCTGTTGCTACTATCCCAACACTTAATTTCCTCAttgtcattatcattattattattactcatTAGGGGAAAACTAAAAAGGGGCATTTGAAAAACAGAATCAGTGCCCGAAACAGCAAATGAAGAACAAGAAGATTTCGAAAAACCACTTGAACTCTCTTCAGACTCGCTGCTGACGTCAGCGCTGATACTATAGCTacatcttcttcttccactACTACAGTTACTGCTGCTGCTGGTACTTGCCGGTGATacattattgttgttgttgttgttgtttggtTCCATTGAAATATAAGAAGGACTATGgcatgatattatatatttttgtatgtatatatatatatgtgtgtgtgagaatGTTTGGAGACAAAAGAAGTAGAAAGACCGGATGATGTGGTGATGGTAATGTTGGTGGTGCTGgtaatgaaaagataaaagggAGGAGGGCgtaataagaaaatatatgtgtttgtgtttgtgtttgtgtttgtaattATAGGGTCAAGTGAAGGGATTGTATATTGTCGTATACGAATGCAAacaatcaacttttttttactCAAAAGTCTAAAAGTCAAATATGCGTTAAATTCAGAAAACTTTGAATATATTTAGACTATTGACCATACGTCTAATCAACTCgattatttgatatttgaacttcatttttgttatttaaattttttaactttaatctttttatatatttgttgtttttgtttctaCCTATATTTAGACCTATAAAACCATTAGGTAATAGTCCAATGACCACTAGCCACCACTTTTCAGGACAGGTCATGGATTCGGTTCTTACCATATGTAAATTTGAGATAATCAGACGATTATTAGGTGATAGAGATTCACCA
The sequence above is drawn from the Erigeron canadensis isolate Cc75 chromosome 4, C_canadensis_v1, whole genome shotgun sequence genome and encodes:
- the LOC122595800 gene encoding DDB1- and CUL4-associated factor 8-like translates to MIPSSSSSSSRMSMSKKRDRPSLDTAVFDICRREIGHLSNRKFAIRLAASEDIVLRLGLLRKLDRHRGCVNTVGFNDSGDILVSGSDDRKVILWDWEMGSVKLSYHSGHINNVFQAKIMPGTDDRSIVTCAADGQVRHALIPEHGEVEPKLLGKHRRRAHKLANEPGSPHIFYTCGEDGLVQHFDLRTGVGTHLFTCKSLPGRNYSMHAVDLNSIAIDPRNPNLFVIGGSDEFTRLYDIRRYKWDSSNNFGQPADYFCPKHIAGDENLGITGLAYSDQSELLVSYCDEFIYLFSKDMGLGNDVNLILDNDSCSSNSETETDDKCGPRVYKGHINSMTVKGVNFFGPKCEYIVSGSDCGRMFIWRRSDAELIRVLEADKQVVNCIESHPYAAMLASSGLERDIKIWTPSEVDKATLPTDIHKVFARRFLFLPNFDVGSGDEYYSNDFDDDNEDSSIDSEDEDYQDEDDNDDYYDDEDDDNDDDDDDDDDDDDDDDDGVGVGDEEVDGDVMMEVDGEVVTEVDDFTCDAHEDPIENDIQVFNSASNDEYGDSLEDFPDDEE
- the LOC122595503 gene encoding rop guanine nucleotide exchange factor 1-like is translated as MEPNNNNNNNNVSPASTSSSSNCSSGRRRCSYSISADVSSESEESSSGFSKSSCSSFAVSGTDSVFQMPLFSFPLMSNNNNDNDNEEIKCWDSSNSNKQPSQPLNKNHLNDSDLPLEIDMMKEKFAKLLLGEDMSGGGKGVCTALAISNAITNLSASVFGELWRLEPLATQKKAMWQREMEWLLSVSDSIVDFVPSTQQSPSGGSYEVMATKPRADLALNLPALKKLDSMLISMLDGFCKTEFWYVDRGIVLAETDNCEAFPARVCGGRPSIRQEEKWWLPYPKVPPNGLSEDARKRLQQCRDCTNQILKAALAINSNVLAEMEIPNAYLESLPKNGKACLGDIIYRYITAEKFSPDYLLDCLDLSSEHHTLEVANRVEGAIYTWKLKDCKKNTNHSKAKHLSWSGKVKGLVVDGDRNSQLVQRAETLLHSLRLRFPGLPQTSLDMTKIQYNKDVGQSILESYSRVMESLAFNIMARIDDVIFVDDATKRCMASESLSTFDRGGLGGRPILKRMSPSPFSIQHTPYASPFATPTFCISPTLIRSPGRAPTPINGDTCANDMLDIPKPADLNKLWTYAGSNVTERD